In the genome of Pirellulales bacterium, one region contains:
- a CDS encoding c-type cytochrome, translating into MNLRAKVPGLCGLFLAAVCGACLMLQAADPVADSVDKDYSAELPRIEPLEPEQALASMRTVPGFRVELVAAEPLVSDPVAAAFDEDGRLYVVEMRGYSENRDEGLSRVHRLEDTDGDGRFDRGTVFLDGLLWPTAVACYAGGVFVADAPRLDYCKDTDGDGRADLRRTVYEGFSTSNVQGLVNSLQWGLDNRIYGSASSTGGEITTVATPQELWGGDAASGDASPAGPVSLRGRDFAFDPRTLAFETTSGGAQHGLSFDDWGVRYVCSNSDHLQQIMYEEADLARNPFLVAPGARQSIAADGPQAEVFRISPVEPWRLVRTRLRVSGVVPGIVEGGGRAAGYFTSATGTTIYRGDAWDEKLRGVAIIGDVGSNIVHRKRIDRRGIQHVAERIDQGVELLASTDVWFRPCQFINAPDGTLHILDVYREVIEHPASLPPVIKKHLDLTNGRDRGRIYRLVPEGYRHRPAPKLSQATTAELVGLLEHANGWHVDTAARLIYERRDPEAQRLLADRVQRSPSAIGRMRALYALNSLAALEPATLLRAMADADPGVRRHAVRIARHRAGAWGDVRARLVAMAGDDDLHVRYEVAFALGDLPTAERIAPLVELARRDAADRWMRVAIQSSLAESGEQVLAQLLADGPFCGDVARRPLLVALAEQAAGRGAKADMAVVLPALEHLPPELAATRFACVLAYRNALARRGQALADAIPEPRLLASAQALVERLVDEARSLVDDQRQSPATRAEAVPALALRPFVETREVFARLLASQQPQVVQVAAVKALARYDDAAVAEVLLEAWPGLGPRLRVEAAELLFGRKPWSLALLAAIEAQSVRPGDFEPARLRQLKEHSDSEIRSRAEAVLADVQLARRQEVVDAYRECLELKGDAARGREVFKKICAACHKAEGAGHELGPSLATVQNRGAEAILLNVLDPNREVNPQFVNYTLVTSDGRAMTGMLTTESATSVTLTRAEAASDTILRTEIEELRSTGLSLMPEGLEQQIDRQAMADLIAYLLSLR; encoded by the coding sequence ATGAATCTGCGAGCCAAGGTCCCCGGACTGTGTGGACTATTCCTGGCGGCCGTCTGTGGGGCCTGCCTGATGCTGCAGGCGGCCGACCCGGTGGCCGACTCGGTCGATAAAGACTATTCGGCCGAGCTGCCGCGCATCGAGCCGCTCGAGCCGGAGCAGGCGCTGGCCAGCATGCGCACAGTGCCGGGCTTTCGCGTCGAGTTGGTGGCCGCCGAACCGCTCGTGTCCGATCCCGTCGCCGCGGCGTTCGACGAAGACGGCCGGCTGTACGTCGTCGAAATGCGCGGCTACTCGGAGAATCGCGACGAGGGCTTGAGCCGGGTGCACCGGTTGGAAGATACCGACGGCGACGGGCGATTCGACCGCGGCACGGTGTTTCTCGACGGGTTGCTGTGGCCGACGGCCGTGGCCTGTTACGCCGGCGGCGTGTTCGTGGCCGATGCCCCCAGGCTCGACTACTGCAAGGACACCGACGGCGACGGCCGCGCCGATCTGCGCCGCACGGTGTACGAGGGCTTCAGCACCAGCAACGTCCAGGGACTGGTGAATTCGCTCCAATGGGGCCTCGATAATCGCATTTACGGCTCGGCCAGCAGCACGGGCGGCGAGATTACCACGGTCGCTACTCCGCAGGAGCTTTGGGGTGGCGATGCGGCGTCCGGCGATGCGTCGCCGGCCGGCCCGGTGTCGTTGCGCGGCCGGGATTTTGCCTTCGACCCGCGCACGCTCGCGTTCGAGACCACGAGCGGCGGTGCCCAGCACGGTCTGTCATTCGACGATTGGGGCGTGCGATATGTTTGCTCGAACAGCGATCACCTCCAGCAGATCATGTACGAAGAAGCCGACCTGGCGCGCAACCCGTTCTTGGTTGCGCCCGGGGCGCGCCAATCGATCGCGGCCGATGGTCCGCAGGCCGAGGTATTTCGCATCAGTCCGGTCGAGCCCTGGCGCCTGGTCCGTACGCGGCTGCGGGTCTCCGGCGTGGTGCCCGGCATCGTCGAGGGGGGCGGACGCGCAGCAGGCTATTTCACCAGCGCCACCGGCACGACGATCTATCGCGGCGATGCCTGGGACGAAAAGCTGCGCGGCGTGGCGATCATCGGCGACGTCGGCAGCAACATCGTGCATCGCAAGCGGATCGATCGCCGCGGCATCCAGCACGTGGCCGAGCGCATCGATCAGGGCGTCGAGCTGTTGGCGTCGACCGACGTCTGGTTCCGGCCGTGCCAGTTCATCAACGCGCCCGACGGTACGTTGCATATCCTCGACGTCTACCGGGAAGTGATCGAACACCCGGCGAGCCTGCCGCCGGTGATCAAGAAGCATCTCGACTTGACGAATGGCCGCGACCGCGGGCGCATCTACCGGCTGGTGCCCGAGGGGTATCGCCATCGTCCTGCGCCGAAATTGTCGCAAGCCACGACGGCCGAGCTGGTGGGCCTGTTGGAACACGCCAACGGCTGGCACGTCGACACGGCGGCGCGGCTGATCTACGAGCGGCGTGATCCCGAGGCGCAGCGATTGCTCGCCGACCGTGTGCAACGCTCGCCCAGCGCCATCGGGCGCATGCGGGCACTCTATGCCTTGAACAGCCTGGCGGCGCTCGAGCCAGCCACGCTCTTGCGGGCCATGGCCGATGCCGACCCCGGAGTTCGAAGGCACGCGGTGCGAATTGCCCGACATCGCGCAGGTGCATGGGGCGACGTGCGCGCCCGGCTGGTCGCGATGGCCGGCGACGACGACTTGCACGTGCGCTACGAGGTGGCGTTCGCCTTGGGCGATCTGCCCACGGCGGAGCGGATCGCGCCCTTGGTCGAGTTGGCGCGGCGCGATGCGGCCGATCGCTGGATGCGCGTCGCGATCCAGAGCTCGCTCGCCGAGAGCGGCGAGCAGGTTCTGGCACAATTGCTGGCTGATGGGCCGTTTTGCGGCGATGTGGCGCGGCGCCCGCTGCTCGTGGCTTTGGCCGAACAGGCGGCTGGCCGGGGCGCGAAGGCCGACATGGCGGTCGTGCTGCCGGCGCTGGAGCATTTGCCGCCCGAGCTGGCCGCCACGCGTTTTGCCTGCGTCCTGGCATATCGCAACGCGTTGGCGCGTCGCGGGCAAGCCCTGGCCGACGCGATTCCCGAACCCCGTTTGCTGGCCTCGGCCCAAGCGCTCGTCGAACGACTGGTCGACGAAGCGCGGTCGCTCGTCGACGACCAGCGCCAATCACCCGCGACGCGGGCCGAAGCGGTACCGGCGCTGGCCTTGCGGCCGTTCGTCGAAACGCGCGAAGTTTTCGCCCGGTTGCTCGCCTCGCAACAACCGCAAGTCGTGCAAGTGGCCGCCGTCAAGGCGCTGGCGCGCTATGACGACGCGGCCGTGGCCGAGGTGCTACTCGAGGCCTGGCCCGGATTGGGCCCACGGCTGCGCGTCGAGGCGGCCGAACTGCTGTTCGGACGCAAGCCCTGGTCGTTGGCCCTGCTCGCTGCGATCGAGGCACAAAGCGTGCGCCCCGGCGACTTCGAGCCGGCGCGGCTGCGGCAGCTCAAAGAGCATTCCGACTCCGAGATTCGCAGCCGGGCCGAGGCCGTGCTGGCCGACGTGCAATTGGCGCGGCGGCAAGAGGTGGTCGATGCCTATCGCGAGTGCCTGGAGCTGAAGGGCGACGCCGCCCGGGGACGCGAAGTCTTCAAGAAGATCTGCGCCGCGTGCCACAAGGCCGAGGGCGCCGGCCACGAGCTGGGGCCCAGCCTGGCCACGGTCCAGAATCGCGGGGCCGAAGCGATCTTGCTGAACGTGCTCGACCCCAATCGCGAGGTCAATCCACAGTTCGTCAACTACACGCTGGTCACCAGCGACGGCCGCGCCATGACGGGCATGCTCACCACCGAGTCGGCCACGAGTGTCACGCTCACCCGGGCCGAGGCGGCCAGCGACACGATTCTCAGGACCGAGATCGAAGAACTGCGCAGCACGGGGCTGTCGCTGATGCCCGAGGGTTTGGAACAACAGATCGACCGTCAGGCGATGGCCGACCTGATCGCGTACCTGCTTAGCCTGCGGTGA